In Paenibacillus protaetiae, the genomic stretch ATTGAGAGGCCTGCGCTCGCTCCAGTGCTTCCTACGCTTGATGACGTTGGTGTGCTGGCGCTTGATCTTGGCGCCAATATGGACGCCAAACCGGAGCATCTGCTCCAGTACGCCATTATGGGCAGCTTGTACCGGAACAAAGTTCACGGGATCGGCAAACCGCGCGTAGGCTTGCTGAACGTCGGCACGGAAGAGGGCAAAGGCAATGAGCTGACCAAAGCTGCCTACAGCCTGCTTGAACAAGCGCCGATTCATTTTGTCGGCAATGTGGAAGCGCGGGATGTGCTGACGCGTAACTGCGACGTGCTCATTTGCGACGGGTTTGCAGGCAACATTTTGCTCAAGGCGATGGAAGGCACGGCCAGCTCCGTATTTTCGGTGCTGAAGGATTCTTTCCAAAAATCGTGGCTGACCAAAATTGCCGCCGCGATTATGCTGCCGCAGCTTCGCCAATTGCGGTCCAAAATGGATTACAAAGAGCATGGCGGAGCGCCGCTGCTTGGACTGAACGGCCTTGTCATGAAATGCCACGGCTCTTCGGATGCTTTTGCTGTTAAAAATGCGATCAGGCAAGCGCGGATTGCTTTGCAGGGGAAATTGACGGAGTCGATTGCAGCAGAAATAAATAGGAAATGAGTGGTCGCAGTGAATTTATATCCTGTTGGCATTATTGGGACCGGTAAATATGTCCCGGAACAAATTTTATCCAATCATGATCTGGAACAAATGGTAGAAACCAACGACGAATGGATTGTGACCCGCACAGGCATTCGCGAAAGAAGGATTGCTTCGAAGGAACAGGCAACCTCGGATCTGGCTTATGAAGCTTCTCTGAAAGCGCTCAAGGCTGCAGGACTTGCGCCCGAAGATATTGAACTCATTATCGTCGCCACGATTACGCCGGATACGTTTTTCCCTTCGACAGCATGCGTGCTGCAAGAGAAGCTTGGTGCGAAAAAAGCGGCTGCCTTTGATCTTTCGGCTGCATGCTCCGGATTTATTTACAGCCTCGCGACCGCTTCGAACATGATTGCAACGGGCATGTACCAGAATGCGCTTGTCATCGGCGCCGACACCTTGTCGCGCATTACGGACTATACCGACCGCAATACGTGCATCCTGTTTGGTGACGGAGCAGGAGCGGCTGTGCTTGGACGCGTGCCGGAAGGCCGCGGCTTCCAATCGTTTGAACTTGGCGCTGACGGTAGCGGCGGACCGCTTCTTAACCTTGCAGGCGGCGGTTCGCGCCTGCCTTCTTCGGAGGAAACGGTTAATTCGAAAGCTCATTATATTTACATGGCGGGCAATGAAGTGTTTAAATTTGCAGTGCGCATTATGGGCAGCGCGGCGGAGCAGGCGCTGGCCAAAGCAGGCAAAACCAAAGAAGACATTGATTTGCTGGTGCCGCATCAAGCGAATATCCGCATTATCCAGTCCGCGTTAAACCGCCTGGAACTGCCGGATGACAAAGCGATGATCAACGTGGACAAATACGGCAACATGTCGGCTGCGTCCATCCCAGTAGCCCTTGCGGAAGCGGTGGAGCAAAACAAAGTAAACGAAGGCGACTGCCTGGTGCTTGTCGGCTTTGGCGGCGGCCTGACCTGGGGCGCTTCAGTACTGATCTGGTAACGGAGGGAACAATTCGTGAGCAAAACAGCATTCGTATTCCCGGGCCAAGGCGCGCAGGCGGTTGGCATGGGCAAAGATATTTATGAAGCGCATGAAGGCGCACGCGCCGTATTTGAGCAGGCGGATGCCGCGCTTGGCTTTGCGCTTAGCGATATGATTTTCAACGGGCCGGATGATGCGCTGAAGCAAACGGCCAATACGCAGCCGGCGCTTCTGACGGTCAGCGTTGCTTTGTTGAAGGCGCTGCAAGATAAAGGTTTAACTGCGGATTACGTCGCAGGCCACAGCTTGGGCGAATACAGCGCGCTTGTTGCAGCAGGAGCTTTGTCGTTTGAGGATGCGGTCAAAACCGTCCGCGCGCGCGGTCAGTTTATGGAAGCGGCTGTTCCGGGCGGCCAAGGCGCAATGGCTGCGACGCTTGGAGCGGAACGCGAGGCGCTTGCGGCGCTTTGCGCATCGGTCTCATCCGAAGGCGAAGCTTATGCCGTTGAGCTTGCCAACATCAACTGCCCGGGGCAAATCGTTGTCTCCGGCGCGGCAGCGGGTGTTCAAGCGGTTGTAGAGCGCGGTAAAGAAGCGGGAGCGAAACGGGTGATTCCGCTGGAAGTGAGCGGGCCATTCCACTCTTCGCTGATGAAGCCGGCAGCTGATAAGCTGGCAGGCGTACTGGAGTCCGTAGCGATCTCCGACGCAGCTGTGCCTGTTGTTGCTAATGTAACGGCTCGTCCGGTATCGGCTGCGTCCGATATTAAAAAATTGCTTGTAGAGCAGGTTTATTCTCCCGTATTATGGGAAGACAGCGTGAAGTACCTGATTGAGCAAGGGGTTGACACGTTTGTTGAGATCGGCTCGGGCACTGTGCTTGCCGGACTGATTAAAAAGATCGACAAATCGGTCAAAATCATTTCCGTCAACAGCCTTGAATCGTTGTCGAATGTAGAGGTATAAAGAACGGCCTTTCAGGCATTCTTTAGCCTATCTTTGAAGGAGGAACTCCGATGTTTGCTGATCTGACCGGCAAAAAAGCGCTTGTTACCGGCGCTTCGCGCGGCATTGGCCGTGCAATTGCGATTGGCCTCGCCGAAGCGGGCGCTGACGTTGCCATCAATTATTCGGGCAGCGAAGCGGCCGCAGCCGAAACGGCGCAGGCGGTTGAAGCGCTTGGACGCCGCGCCATTATCATTAAAGCCAATGTCGGCAAAGCCGACCAGTTTGAAGCGATGGTCAAAGAAGTGACCGAACAATTTGGCGCGATTGACATTCTGGTGAATAATGCCGGCATTACAAGAGATAATTTAATTATGCGCATGAAGGAAGAGGAATTTGACGAAGTCATCGAAACGAACCTGAAAGGCGTCTTCAACGGCATTAAAGCTGTGACGCGCCCGATGATGAAGCAGCGTTCCGGCCGCATTATCAATATCTCCTCTGTTGTCGGCACGATCGGCAATCCCGGCCAAGCCAACTATGTGGCGGCAAAAGCCGGCGTCATCGGCTTGACCAAATCAAGCGCGAAGGAATTATCGTCCCGCGGCATTACGGTCAATTGCATCGCACCCGGCTTTATCCAAACCGAAATGACGGACAAGCTGACGGATGAGATCAAAACCGCGATGTCTGCGCAAATTCCGCTTGCACGTTTTGGCGCGGCGGAAGACATTGCGAATGCGGTTCGCTTCCTGGCGTCCGATGCAGCTTCCTACATGACTGGACAAACCATTCATGTAGACGGCGGAATGTATATGTAACTTCATTTTTAAATGCATGATTCATGAATAAAACGGTTACGTATGGCATTTTGTCTTTAATTCTCGTATAATACCATGGAGGAGGTGAACCGGATGTCCGAAGTAGTAGAACGTGTAAAACGTATCGTCGTCGACAGACTTGGCGTAGACGAAGCGGAAGTCACGCTGGAAGCTTCCTTTAAAGATGACCTCGGCGCTGACTCTCTTGATGTCGTGGAGTTGGTCATGGAGCTTGAAGACGAGTTTGATATGGAGATCTCTGATGAAGATGCAGAGAAGATCACCACAGTGGGAGAAGTTGTGAATTACATACAATCTCTTAACTAAGGGCTTAAGCCCACAAACAAAGTCCCGTTGTAAAAGACGGGACTTCTCTCCATCTTATGGAGTTTATGAGTGCCAGCCAATAAGCTGCATAAGCTTTATATACACATTTACTTGGCGACTGTTAGGTCGCTATATTGCTGTCTGTTGAGGTGAAAAAATGAAACAAAGAGTTGTTATAACTGGCCTTGGGGTCATGACATCCCTTGGTACTGAGGTTGAACCATTTTGGGGAAATCTGCTGGAGGGCAAATCCGGCGTTTCGTACATAGAGCAATTTGATGTTTCTGAATATCCGACAAGAATTGCCGCAGAAATTAAAAACTTCAATCCGGAAGATTATGTAGAGCGGAAAGAAGCGCGCAAAATGGACCGTTTCGTTCAATTTGCGGTAGCAGCCAGCAAGTCCGCTATTGCGGATGCCAAACTTGAAGTTGGCGCTAACGTAGATGCCGAGCGGGTTGGCGTTATTGTCGGTTCCGGCATCGGCGGTCTTGGCACATGGGAGGAGCAGTTCAGCCTGCTGACCCAGAAAGGGCCGAAACGGGTAAGCCCGTTCTTTATCCCGATGATGATTGCCAATATGGCATCCGGACAAGTATCAATGCTGACCGGCGCAAAAGGGCCTAACACGGCTATCGTTTCCGCCTGCGCGACGGGTACGCACTCGATCGGCGAATCGTTCCGTCTGATCCAGACCGGACAGGTGGATGCGATGATTTGCGGCGGTGCGGAAGCAACGATCCGTCCGACCGGCCTTGCAGGCTTCTCCGCCATGCGTGCGATGTCTACACGCAACGATGAGCCGGAGAAAGCAAGCCGCCCGTTCGATACCGGACGCGACGGCTTTGTTATGGGCGAAGGCGCCGGCGTTCTCGTGCTGGAATCGCTCGAGCATGCTAAAGCTCGCGGCGCGCATATTTATGCCGAAGTGATCGGCTACGGCCTGAGCAGCGACGCGCATCACATGACGGAGCCCGATCCGGATGGAGCGGCGCGCTGCATGACGATGGCAATCCGCGATGCCGGCATTAAGCCGGAAGATGTGGATTACATCAATGCGCATGGCACGTCGACGCCGGTGGGCGACCGTTCGGAAACGAATGCGATTAAGCAGGCGTTTGGCGACCATGCCTACA encodes the following:
- the plsX gene encoding phosphate acyltransferase PlsX; this translates as MRIAIDAMGGDHAPDLIVKGALDAAIEWPDTELLLVGDQARIEPHLSGNKLPNIMICHADEVIGSDDEPVRAVRRKKNSSMVIAGQLVREKQADAMLSAGNTGALMTTGLLVVGRLEGIERPALAPVLPTLDDVGVLALDLGANMDAKPEHLLQYAIMGSLYRNKVHGIGKPRVGLLNVGTEEGKGNELTKAAYSLLEQAPIHFVGNVEARDVLTRNCDVLICDGFAGNILLKAMEGTASSVFSVLKDSFQKSWLTKIAAAIMLPQLRQLRSKMDYKEHGGAPLLGLNGLVMKCHGSSDAFAVKNAIRQARIALQGKLTESIAAEINRK
- a CDS encoding beta-ketoacyl-ACP synthase III encodes the protein MNLYPVGIIGTGKYVPEQILSNHDLEQMVETNDEWIVTRTGIRERRIASKEQATSDLAYEASLKALKAAGLAPEDIELIIVATITPDTFFPSTACVLQEKLGAKKAAAFDLSAACSGFIYSLATASNMIATGMYQNALVIGADTLSRITDYTDRNTCILFGDGAGAAVLGRVPEGRGFQSFELGADGSGGPLLNLAGGGSRLPSSEETVNSKAHYIYMAGNEVFKFAVRIMGSAAEQALAKAGKTKEDIDLLVPHQANIRIIQSALNRLELPDDKAMINVDKYGNMSAASIPVALAEAVEQNKVNEGDCLVLVGFGGGLTWGASVLIW
- the fabD gene encoding ACP S-malonyltransferase, giving the protein MSKTAFVFPGQGAQAVGMGKDIYEAHEGARAVFEQADAALGFALSDMIFNGPDDALKQTANTQPALLTVSVALLKALQDKGLTADYVAGHSLGEYSALVAAGALSFEDAVKTVRARGQFMEAAVPGGQGAMAATLGAEREALAALCASVSSEGEAYAVELANINCPGQIVVSGAAAGVQAVVERGKEAGAKRVIPLEVSGPFHSSLMKPAADKLAGVLESVAISDAAVPVVANVTARPVSAASDIKKLLVEQVYSPVLWEDSVKYLIEQGVDTFVEIGSGTVLAGLIKKIDKSVKIISVNSLESLSNVEV
- the fabG gene encoding 3-oxoacyl-[acyl-carrier-protein] reductase gives rise to the protein MFADLTGKKALVTGASRGIGRAIAIGLAEAGADVAINYSGSEAAAAETAQAVEALGRRAIIIKANVGKADQFEAMVKEVTEQFGAIDILVNNAGITRDNLIMRMKEEEFDEVIETNLKGVFNGIKAVTRPMMKQRSGRIINISSVVGTIGNPGQANYVAAKAGVIGLTKSSAKELSSRGITVNCIAPGFIQTEMTDKLTDEIKTAMSAQIPLARFGAAEDIANAVRFLASDAASYMTGQTIHVDGGMYM
- the acpP gene encoding acyl carrier protein, with product MSEVVERVKRIVVDRLGVDEAEVTLEASFKDDLGADSLDVVELVMELEDEFDMEISDEDAEKITTVGEVVNYIQSLN
- the fabF gene encoding beta-ketoacyl-ACP synthase II; the encoded protein is MKQRVVITGLGVMTSLGTEVEPFWGNLLEGKSGVSYIEQFDVSEYPTRIAAEIKNFNPEDYVERKEARKMDRFVQFAVAASKSAIADAKLEVGANVDAERVGVIVGSGIGGLGTWEEQFSLLTQKGPKRVSPFFIPMMIANMASGQVSMLTGAKGPNTAIVSACATGTHSIGESFRLIQTGQVDAMICGGAEATIRPTGLAGFSAMRAMSTRNDEPEKASRPFDTGRDGFVMGEGAGVLVLESLEHAKARGAHIYAEVIGYGLSSDAHHMTEPDPDGAARCMTMAIRDAGIKPEDVDYINAHGTSTPVGDRSETNAIKQAFGDHAYKLAVSSTKSMTGHLLGAAGGVEAVILALTLQNGIIAPTINLEEQDPECDLDYVPNQARKADVKVAISNSFGFGGHNATVAMKVYEA